The stretch of DNA CTTGAAGCTAAAGCCCGTTTTAATAACCTACTGCGTAGGTTCCTTAATCAACAAAAACTAATTGCATAAGAATAACGGGAAGTGCATTGTCCTTCCCGTTACTAATTTATTTCATTCCTCTTAAATTATTCAGCTACTTCTTGAATTTTTTTTGAATGAGTAGAAAGCCACTGATCAGCAAATTTAGCAAACATACCAGTTAAGGCAAGTGCAACGTGCCCGCCCTCAAACACTTGATATGTTTTATCTTCACTTGAAATCATATCCATAATAGGTAGACTTTGCTTTTCTAATACAAGTGTATCTCTAGAGGTCGAGAACACAAACGTTGGACACTTAATATTCTTTAAATCTACCTTCCTACCGCCAATTTCCAACTCCCCCTTTAGGAGCTTGTTATCTTTATAAAAATCATTAAATAACTGCTTAAAGGCTGAGCCTGCAAAAGAGGCTGTATCTTTTGTCCATTTATCCATCCTTCGCCATTTTTCCACATAGTGTGGATCATGTGCGCGGGTGATTAGGTTAATCCATGGACTAGTATAGACGGGTGAAAGTCCCCTAAACATGAGGTACATAAATTCAGATGGAATGACCCCATATACATCTGAGAAGCGGTTAAAGTCGATGGTTCCCTTTTGTAGTCCTTTTAACCATTTATCCGGCACAATTCCCACACTAAAATCAATGGGAACTGTCGCAAGAAGCAAGTTCACTATTGGTAGTTTTGTAATAGAGGTAAAGATAGCTGAAATGGTACCACCCAGGCAATAGCCCACCAAAGATATACCCTCTGCACCAGAATGCCTAAGTGCACGCTTCACGCCATTTTCAAGATAATTTAAGATGTAATCATCCAGGGTAATATCACTATCTTCATACTCTGGTGAGCCCCAGTCTAAGAAGTATACATCATATCCGCGCTCTGTAAGCTCCCCCACAACACTGCTACCTTCACCCACGTCTAAAATATAGGATTTATTTATTAGCGAATAAACTAGGAATAAAGGAATTTGATATTTTTTATCTTTTGCCGGGTGAAAATATAAGGTTGATTTATTCTTTTTCCAAATAACTTCTCTTTGTGTTGGTTTAATATCTGGTTTAGGTTCTGTGAGAACCTTATAAACTTGATTCCACCTTGATGCTTCCTTTTCAAGATCAAGCTGAGGAATAAAATTGAAACGCGCTGAATTTCCACTCATCTTTTTCTCTCCTTTCACTATGATTTAGATGCTACGGAGCCTGTGAGCACTGGCTCTTTATCTTTTCCTTTACCTTTTTGCATCAAATTCTTTATGGACGCTAGTTCCGCTTTAATATCTGTTAACTGTAACATCTCCTGTTTTAAACTCTCAATCTCTGCTTTTAATGTTCTAGTATCCTCTATCTTATGGGCGATTTGATGATATTCAACTTTCATTTGTTTAACTAGACTGACCAGTTCCTGAAACATCTCCACATGCTCTTTATTTAATGCACTTAAGCTATCCTGTACATTCCAAATTTGTTCTTCTAGAATATCCATTTTCTCCTCAGCTTGAACAGAAAGTTTTGCTACATTCGCTACATCTTTTTTGGTCGGTATATTCATTAATCCTGCCATTAGCTCTTGGTTCTTCCTTAAAAGTTCCATGTATCGCGCATGACTCTCAGTACCAACCTTCATTAACCGCACGAACTCATTGTTGTCAGTCATCATATACAATA from Bacillus sp. SLBN-46 encodes:
- a CDS encoding alpha/beta fold hydrolase, whose product is MSGNSARFNFIPQLDLEKEASRWNQVYKVLTEPKPDIKPTQREVIWKKNKSTLYFHPAKDKKYQIPLFLVYSLINKSYILDVGEGSSVVGELTERGYDVYFLDWGSPEYEDSDITLDDYILNYLENGVKRALRHSGAEGISLVGYCLGGTISAIFTSITKLPIVNLLLATVPIDFSVGIVPDKWLKGLQKGTIDFNRFSDVYGVIPSEFMYLMFRGLSPVYTSPWINLITRAHDPHYVEKWRRMDKWTKDTASFAGSAFKQLFNDFYKDNKLLKGELEIGGRKVDLKNIKCPTFVFSTSRDTLVLEKQSLPIMDMISSEDKTYQVFEGGHVALALTGMFAKFADQWLSTHSKKIQEVAE
- a CDS encoding polyhydroxyalkanoate biosynthesis repressor PhaR; amino-acid sequence: MTKDKTYDPFEGFKRISGMWEKQLNGLLYMMTDNNEFVRLMKVGTESHARYMELLRKNQELMAGLMNIPTKKDVANVAKLSVQAEEKMDILEEQIWNVQDSLSALNKEHVEMFQELVSLVKQMKVEYHQIAHKIEDTRTLKAEIESLKQEMLQLTDIKAELASIKNLMQKGKGKDKEPVLTGSVASKS